In the genome of Drosophila subpulchrella strain 33 F10 #4 breed RU33 chromosome 2L, RU_Dsub_v1.1 Primary Assembly, whole genome shotgun sequence, one region contains:
- the LOC119547531 gene encoding uncharacterized protein LOC119547531, which yields MAEKEGRTNEHNKSSALLAKRKRSYTPKLDLLPLKSYGDLSQYEVDRVKSALEVTSRMGEPTKRRRHVHEGLQTKKGFMAIKKEHLKAKPKEEKSARTIRSTKKNVQILEALKTKKYTSEIRKHVKIQKMQDIKTAENVRNPKKKNSLPCKTEQNDLPEEECDVKTQEAGTSQDKTSVDKKKIRRLKTALKLLDFVEGKYDSSDSDWSMGSVSLSSECLDAASEGGKRSTQRLQAQHDLSPRDYFGFCRDCRSRCRNCGRRRSAVAMEKNRKDRN from the coding sequence ATGGCAGAAAAAGAAGGCCGAACCAATGAACATAATAAGAGCAGTGCACTTTTAGCCAAACGCAAACGGTCCTATACACCAAAACTGGATTTGTTACCATTGAAAAGTTATGGCGATTTGAGCCAGTATGAAGTAGATCGAGTGAAATCTGCCTTAGAAGTTACTTCTAGAATGGGGGAACCCACCAAAAGAAGGAGGCATGTCCATGAGGGGCTGCAAACTAAGAAGGGTTTCATGGCAATTAAAAAGGAACATTTAAAAGCTAAGCcaaaagaggaaaaatctGCTAGGACCATTAGATccaccaaaaaaaatgtacaaattCTAGAGGCGTTAAAAACTAAGAAATATACTTCCGAAATAAGAAAACAcgttaaaatacaaaaaatgcaaGATATAAAAACTGCTGAAAATGTAAGGAATCCAAAGAAAAAGAATTCACTTCCTTGTAAAACAGAACAAAATGATCTTCCTGAAGAAGAATGTGATGTGAAAACTCAGGAAGCTGGAACCTCTCAAGACAAAACCTCTGTCGATAAAAAAAAGATTCGTCGTCTGAAAACTGCCTTAAAATTACTCGACTTTGTCGAGGGTAAATACGATAGTAGTGATAGCGATTGGTCGATGGGTTCAGTTTCACTTTCATCTGAATGTTTGGATGCTGCCAGCGAGGGTGGAAAGAGAAGTACTCAACGGTTGCAGGCCCAGCACGATTTGTCGCCCAGGGATTATTTTGGTTTCTGCAGGGATTGCCGATCACGGTGCAGAAATTGTGGAAGACGTCGTTCGGCGGTAGCCATGGAAAAAAATAGGAAAGATAGAAATTGA
- the LOC119546506 gene encoding leucine-rich repeat and calponin homology domain-containing protein isoform X1 has translation MAATVYQRLHSVAVGVGNAAGSAVGSGSASFPGSGSGTGSGSGIGHGNTSSSSALLSHSQLTRSLERILEEAHFSGELILTNRKLKDFPRTGTKYSLTDTVIADLSRNRFAELPEEVTTFAFLETLLLYHNTIRSIPESVKQLSSLTYLDLRSNQLSSLPREICFLPLQVLLVSNNRLASLPDELGRLDQTLTDLDASYNQLANLPARLGELRTLRSLSLRSNHLMYLPRELTCLSLISLDVSNNKIASLPLEIRHMSTLVELQLENNPLTSPPASLCMRGLVHVFKFLETQATKDEKGSRSGGNYDGYTTLRRAPRHNSSGNVLEASTTGSSNNQRRHQVDSGYSTSDGLDKRWSHDVPAKSKTDSPLHCVSISAAATLPRTMPSAVHSHADLMDASLTSSTSTIVDESLTLSPAASPCKLSYAHSNSSSNSSSPDQDEDIMIDHQERTVHHANGKSGKGLGNIQTYKEYKEALKQQRNQEISVYKQKHPNANHSPNDDEDLSPSPPAISNGSSSNTLPKSIMKQNSNQNGHNGNGNGNGNGNGTDDVVIPKKPIQKVIPSRNTEIKPASTSGIPSAIPSDCLGYVKPQSPMKNGTNKFSTSNGGGVPSAAGIASSTTIKSPVSSTTKLGTVKTHRSVTWNHDIPAEKLSFTMRREFDRQREETELMSQLRSIIETRLKMTLPVDIASALTDGVILCHLANYVRPRSVASIHVPSPGVNKLTMARCRRNVDNFLEACRRIGVDEELICSCEDVVPQIEPQQPQLPRADDDYDADVYVQDDDNNISSNSSSSNASNMQCTNDGDYSSNHIDRVPNALALLRTVSALIALDENPYHQQFHHHLQQQQQQQQHFEQEQFSEPTTCSQQQEQMLQLQQQQQQLDHVLYENGQPRAENDDGVEDRDDDDIGKRQQQLATVGQMLLKAKQKTYEKIKHNLLSAHGQHNFQGNNNNRKLHTIVENEHDVAAAGPAGHYQIIDEKQEQPQPKQSEDLKDESSLDNATKEAISKRIEFFEQQKSGKQKLEVFSIYLPKEKNKQLEQKIKAKTNEAGTSILKHDSHTLTVILSCVFIATFLWLVFFPLPG, from the exons ATCTGTCCCGAAATAGATTCGCCGAGCTGCCCGAAGAAGTCACGACGTTTGCGTTTTTGGAGACCCTGCTGCTATATCACAATACGATTCGCAGCATTCCGGAATCGGTGAAGCAGCTGTCCTCGCTAACTTATTTGGATCTGCGCAGCAATCAGCTATCCTCGCTCCCCCGGGAAATATGTTTCCTGCCCCTACAGGTTCTTCTGGTGTCCAACAATCGATTGGCCTCGTTGCCAGACGAACTGGGTCGATTGGATCAGACTCTGACCGATCTGGATGCATCGTATAATCAGCTGGCCAACTTACCTGCTCGTCTGGGGGAGCTGAGAACTCTGCGTTCGCTGTCGCTGAGGAGTAATCATTTGATGTATCTGCCCCGGGAACTAACCTGTTTGAGTTTGATATCCCTGGATGTGAGTAACAACAAGATCGCTAGTCTGCCCCTGGAGATTCGTCACATGAGCACCTTGGTAGAGCTGCAGTTGGAGAATAATCCTCTGACCTCGCCCCCAGCTAGT CTTTGCATGCGTGGCCTGGTGCATGTTTTCAAGTTTCTAGAGACCCAGGCCACCAAGGACGAGAAGGGTTCCCGATCCGGTGGCAACTACGATGGTTACACCACACTGCGCAGAGCTCCTCGCCACAATTCCAgcggcaatgtccttgaagcCAGCACCACTGGCAGCAGTAATAACCAGCGAAGACATCAGGTCGACTCTGGTTATAGCACCAGCGATGGTCTTGACAAGCGCTGGTCGCACGATGTCCCTGCAAAATCCAAAACGGATTCACCGCTGCACTGTGTGTCCATTTCGGCGGCTGCCACTTTGCCCAGGACTATGCCAAGTGCGGTTCATTCGCATGCGGATCTGATGGATGCATCCCTCACCTCCAGCACTAGCACCATTGTGGATGAGAGTCTTACCCTGAGTCCGGCGGCATCGCCCTGCAAGTTGAGCTATGCGCACTCGAATAGCTCCAGTAATAGTTCGTCGCCGGATCAGGACGAAGACATCATGATCGACCACCAGGAGCGCACTGTTCACCATGCCAATGGGAAATCCGGAAAGGGTCTCGGCAATATTCAGACATATAA GGAATACAAGGAGGCCCTAAAACAGCAGCGCAACCAGGAGATCAGCGTCTACAAGCAGAAGCATCCGAATGCCAACCACAGTCCCAATGACGACGAGGATCTATCCCCGTCGCCGCCGGCTATCTCCAATGGATCTTCCTCCAACACACTGCCAAAGTCCATTATGAAACAGAATAGCAATCAGAACGGTCATAATGGGAACGGAAATGGAAACGGAAATGGGAATGGAACCGATGATGTTGTTATACCAAAGAAACCAATACAGAAGGTGATACCTTCACGGAATACGGAAATAAAGCCGGCGTCCACATCCGGCATTCCCTCTGCCATTCCATCGGATTGTTTGGGCTACGTTAAGCCCCAGAGTCCCATGAAGAATGGCACAAATAAATTCAGTACGTCCAACGGTGGAGGAGTGCCATCTGCAGCGGGAATCGCCAGCAGCACCACCATTAAATCGCCAGTTAGCTCCACCACCAAGCTGGGTACAGTGAAAACACACCGTTCGGTGACCTGGAATCATGATATTCCCGCGGAGAAGCTGAGCTTTACCATGCGACGGGAATTTGATCGCCAACGAGAGGAAACTGAATTGATGTCGCAGTTGAGGAGT ATCATTGAAACGCGTTTAAAGATGACGTTGCCTGTGGATATTGCCTCTGCTCTGACGGATGGTGTTATACTGTGCCATCTGGCCAATTATGTGCGTCCACGTTCGGTGGCCAGCATTCATGTGCCATCACCTGGTGTG AACAAGTTGACCATGGCCAGGTGTCGCCGTAATGTGGATAACTTTTTGGAGGCATGTAGGCGCATTGGCGTAGATGAG GAGTTGATTTGCTCCTGTGAAGATGTTGTGCCACAAATTGAACCGCAACAACCACAATTGCCACGTGCTGACGATGACTATGATGCTGATGTTTATGTCCAAGATGATGACAACAACATCAgtagcaacagcagcagcagcaatgcCAGCAACATGCAATGCACCAACGATGGCGACTACAGCAGCAACCATATTGATAGAGTGCCCAATGCATTGGCCCTACTGCGCACAGTGTCCGCTCTGATTGCCCTGGATGAGAATCCGTATCATCAGCAGTTCCATCATCATcttcagcagcaacagcagcagcagcaacacttCGAGCAAGAGCAATTCAGTGAGCCAACTACCTGCAGCCAACAGCAAGAACAgatgttgcagttgcagcagcaacagcagcagctaGATCATGTTTTGTATGAGAATGGCCAGCCGAGGGCTGAAAATGATGATGGGGTTGAGGATCGTGATGATGATGACATAGGCAaacggcagcagcaactgGCGACAGTGGGTCAAATGCTGCTGAAGGCCAAGCAAAAAACCTATGAGAAAATCAAGCACAATCTGCTGAGTGCCCATGGTCAGCACAATTTCCAGGGCAATAACAATAATAGAAAGTTGCACACGATTGTGGAGAATGAGCACGATGTGGCCGCCGCAGGACCGGCGGGTCATTATCAAATTATAGACGAAAAGCAGGAGCAACCGCAACCGAAACAATCGGAGGACTTGAAGGATGAGAGTTCACTGGACAACGCGACCAAGGAAGCCATCAGCAAGCGCATCGAGTTCTTCGAGCAGCAAAAGAGTGGCAAACAGAAACTGGAGGTCTTCAGCATCTATTTGCCGAAGGAGAAAAACAAGCAGCTCGAGCAGAAAATAAAGGCCAAGACTAACGAAGCTGGAACTTCAATATTAAAGCACGATTCTCACACTTTGACAGTGATCTTGTCATGCGTTTTCATCGCCACTTTCCTCTGGCTGGTCTTCTTCCCGCTGCCCGGCTAG
- the LOC119546506 gene encoding leucine-rich repeat and calponin homology domain-containing protein isoform X3: MAATVYQRLHSVAVGVGNAAGSAVGSGSASFPGSGSGTGSGSGIGHGNTSSSSALLSHSQLTRSLERILEEAHFSGELILTNRKLKDFPRTGTKYSLTDTVIADLSRNRFAELPEEVTTFAFLETLLLYHNTIRSIPESVKQLSSLTYLDLRSNQLSSLPREICFLPLQVLLVSNNRLASLPDELGRLDQTLTDLDASYNQLANLPARLGELRTLRSLSLRSNHLMYLPRELTCLSLISLDVSNNKIASLPLEIRHMSTLVELQLENNPLTSPPASLCMRGLVHVFKFLETQATKDEKGSRSGGNYDGYTTLRRAPRHNSSGNVLEASTTGSSNNQRRHQVDSGYSTSDGLDKRWSHDVPAKSKTDSPLHCVSISAAATLPRTMPSAVHSHADLMDASLTSSTSTIVDESLTLSPAASPCKLSYAHSNSSSNSSSPDQDEDIMIDHQERTVHHANGKSGKGLGNIQTYKEYKEALKQQRNQEISVYKQKHPNANHSPNDDEDLSPSPPAISNGSSSNTLPKSIMKQNSNQNGHNGNGNGNGNGNGTDDVVIPKKPIQKVIPSRNTEIKPASTSGIPSAIPSDCLGYVKPQSPMKNGTNKFSTSNGGGVPSAAGIASSTTIKSPVSSTTKLGTVKTHRSVTWNHDIPAEKLSFTMRREFDRQREETELMSQLRSIIETRLKMTLPVDIASALTDGVILCHLANYVRPRSVASIHVPSPGVNKLTMARCRRNVDNFLEACRRIGVDEELICSCEDVVPQIEPQQPQLPRADDDYDADVYVQDDDNNISSNSSSSNASNMQCTNDGDYSSNHIDRVPNALALLRTVSALIALDENPYHQQFHHHLQQQQQQQQHFEQEQFSEPTTCSQQQEQMLQLQQQQQQLDHVLYENGQPRAENDDGVEDRDDDDIGKRQQQLATVGQMLLKAKQKTYEKIKHNLLSAHGQHNFQGNNNNRKLHTIVENEHDVAAAGPAGHYQIIDEKQEQPQPKQSEDLKDESSLDNATKEAISKRIEFFEQQKSGKQKLEVFSIYLPKEKNKQLEQKIKAKTNEAGTSILKHDSHTLTVILSCVFIATFLWLNLICCAADVLEGKGAVQVAITVGELFRLHGNGGCGSGNSSGAATPTKSPTRTTRATMSPTPLA, translated from the exons ATCTGTCCCGAAATAGATTCGCCGAGCTGCCCGAAGAAGTCACGACGTTTGCGTTTTTGGAGACCCTGCTGCTATATCACAATACGATTCGCAGCATTCCGGAATCGGTGAAGCAGCTGTCCTCGCTAACTTATTTGGATCTGCGCAGCAATCAGCTATCCTCGCTCCCCCGGGAAATATGTTTCCTGCCCCTACAGGTTCTTCTGGTGTCCAACAATCGATTGGCCTCGTTGCCAGACGAACTGGGTCGATTGGATCAGACTCTGACCGATCTGGATGCATCGTATAATCAGCTGGCCAACTTACCTGCTCGTCTGGGGGAGCTGAGAACTCTGCGTTCGCTGTCGCTGAGGAGTAATCATTTGATGTATCTGCCCCGGGAACTAACCTGTTTGAGTTTGATATCCCTGGATGTGAGTAACAACAAGATCGCTAGTCTGCCCCTGGAGATTCGTCACATGAGCACCTTGGTAGAGCTGCAGTTGGAGAATAATCCTCTGACCTCGCCCCCAGCTAGT CTTTGCATGCGTGGCCTGGTGCATGTTTTCAAGTTTCTAGAGACCCAGGCCACCAAGGACGAGAAGGGTTCCCGATCCGGTGGCAACTACGATGGTTACACCACACTGCGCAGAGCTCCTCGCCACAATTCCAgcggcaatgtccttgaagcCAGCACCACTGGCAGCAGTAATAACCAGCGAAGACATCAGGTCGACTCTGGTTATAGCACCAGCGATGGTCTTGACAAGCGCTGGTCGCACGATGTCCCTGCAAAATCCAAAACGGATTCACCGCTGCACTGTGTGTCCATTTCGGCGGCTGCCACTTTGCCCAGGACTATGCCAAGTGCGGTTCATTCGCATGCGGATCTGATGGATGCATCCCTCACCTCCAGCACTAGCACCATTGTGGATGAGAGTCTTACCCTGAGTCCGGCGGCATCGCCCTGCAAGTTGAGCTATGCGCACTCGAATAGCTCCAGTAATAGTTCGTCGCCGGATCAGGACGAAGACATCATGATCGACCACCAGGAGCGCACTGTTCACCATGCCAATGGGAAATCCGGAAAGGGTCTCGGCAATATTCAGACATATAA GGAATACAAGGAGGCCCTAAAACAGCAGCGCAACCAGGAGATCAGCGTCTACAAGCAGAAGCATCCGAATGCCAACCACAGTCCCAATGACGACGAGGATCTATCCCCGTCGCCGCCGGCTATCTCCAATGGATCTTCCTCCAACACACTGCCAAAGTCCATTATGAAACAGAATAGCAATCAGAACGGTCATAATGGGAACGGAAATGGAAACGGAAATGGGAATGGAACCGATGATGTTGTTATACCAAAGAAACCAATACAGAAGGTGATACCTTCACGGAATACGGAAATAAAGCCGGCGTCCACATCCGGCATTCCCTCTGCCATTCCATCGGATTGTTTGGGCTACGTTAAGCCCCAGAGTCCCATGAAGAATGGCACAAATAAATTCAGTACGTCCAACGGTGGAGGAGTGCCATCTGCAGCGGGAATCGCCAGCAGCACCACCATTAAATCGCCAGTTAGCTCCACCACCAAGCTGGGTACAGTGAAAACACACCGTTCGGTGACCTGGAATCATGATATTCCCGCGGAGAAGCTGAGCTTTACCATGCGACGGGAATTTGATCGCCAACGAGAGGAAACTGAATTGATGTCGCAGTTGAGGAGT ATCATTGAAACGCGTTTAAAGATGACGTTGCCTGTGGATATTGCCTCTGCTCTGACGGATGGTGTTATACTGTGCCATCTGGCCAATTATGTGCGTCCACGTTCGGTGGCCAGCATTCATGTGCCATCACCTGGTGTG AACAAGTTGACCATGGCCAGGTGTCGCCGTAATGTGGATAACTTTTTGGAGGCATGTAGGCGCATTGGCGTAGATGAG GAGTTGATTTGCTCCTGTGAAGATGTTGTGCCACAAATTGAACCGCAACAACCACAATTGCCACGTGCTGACGATGACTATGATGCTGATGTTTATGTCCAAGATGATGACAACAACATCAgtagcaacagcagcagcagcaatgcCAGCAACATGCAATGCACCAACGATGGCGACTACAGCAGCAACCATATTGATAGAGTGCCCAATGCATTGGCCCTACTGCGCACAGTGTCCGCTCTGATTGCCCTGGATGAGAATCCGTATCATCAGCAGTTCCATCATCATcttcagcagcaacagcagcagcagcaacacttCGAGCAAGAGCAATTCAGTGAGCCAACTACCTGCAGCCAACAGCAAGAACAgatgttgcagttgcagcagcaacagcagcagctaGATCATGTTTTGTATGAGAATGGCCAGCCGAGGGCTGAAAATGATGATGGGGTTGAGGATCGTGATGATGATGACATAGGCAaacggcagcagcaactgGCGACAGTGGGTCAAATGCTGCTGAAGGCCAAGCAAAAAACCTATGAGAAAATCAAGCACAATCTGCTGAGTGCCCATGGTCAGCACAATTTCCAGGGCAATAACAATAATAGAAAGTTGCACACGATTGTGGAGAATGAGCACGATGTGGCCGCCGCAGGACCGGCGGGTCATTATCAAATTATAGACGAAAAGCAGGAGCAACCGCAACCGAAACAATCGGAGGACTTGAAGGATGAGAGTTCACTGGACAACGCGACCAAGGAAGCCATCAGCAAGCGCATCGAGTTCTTCGAGCAGCAAAAGAGTGGCAAACAGAAACTGGAGGTCTTCAGCATCTATTTGCCGAAGGAGAAAAACAAGCAGCTCGAGCAGAAAATAAAGGCCAAGACTAACGAAGCTGGAACTTCAATATTAAAGCACGATTCTCACACTTTGACAGTGATCTTGTCATGCGTTTTCATCGCCACTTTCCTCTGGCTG AATCTAATTTGCTGCGCTGCCGACGTGCTGGAGGGAAAAGGTGCCGTCCAAGTGGCCATCACGGTGGGTGAACTTTTCCGGCTTCATGGAAATGGTGGCTGCGGCAGTGGCAACAGCAGTGgggctgccacgcccaccaagTCGCCCACCAGAACGACACGTGCCACAATGTCGCCAACGCCATTGGCTTAG
- the LOC119546065 gene encoding probable palmitoyltransferase ZDHHC24 yields the protein MRFRSLKRIFWKEEALLTVVLVVGITIAYYVLMNIVLPELLNIGSPGYIFLRMLGLFLFSNIMSNMAMCMLVDPTVDPKQLSLQFELRKQRTDWHECRKCEILAPPRSYHCRICGVCILTRDHHCYFSACCIGYENYRYFFYTVLYTFVASFISFIASSIFWFVLHGGSYEFFETHLIWKEFVIPVARIEFICLYILMLVVLVVSAMELHTCWPNVRYGATYFEANSRNFSYDQGMKSNLEMFFGQRMHLTWISAFIPSHLPHDGINWRKTDACKGDWAIQKTK from the coding sequence ATGAGATTTCGTTCACTTAAGAGGATCTTTTGGAAGGAGGAAGCCTTACTAACGGTGGTCCTAGTAGTTGGTATAACTATTGCTTACTACGTTCTGATGAATATTGTGCTGCCGGAGCTGCTAAATATTGGGAGTCCAGGATACATATTCCTCAGAATGCTGGGGCTCTTTCTCTTTTCGAATATCATGTCCAATATGGCCATGTGCATGCTGGTGGATCCAACAGTCGATCCAAAGCAGTTAAGTTTGCAATTTGAGTTGAGAAAGCAAAGGACTGACTGGCACGAGTGCCGAAAGTGTGAGATCTTGGCTCCTCCGCGTTCCTATCACTGTAGGATATGTGGGGTTTGTATTCTAACGAGGGATCATCACTGCTACTTCTCCGCCTGCTGCATCGGATATGAAAACTATCGATACTTCTTCTACACTGTGCTCTACACATTTGTGGCTTCGTTTATATCATTCATAGCCAGCAGCATATTCTGGTTCGTGCTACACGGTGGCAGCTATGAATTTTTCGAAACCCATTTGATATGGAAAGAATTTGTTATCCCAGTCGCCAGAATTGAGTTTATATGTCTCTATATTTTGATGCTGGTCGTGCTAGTTGTGTCTGCCATGGAATTACACACTTGTTGGCCAAATGTTCGATATGGGGCCACCTATTTTGAAGCCAATTCCAGGAACTTTTCGTATGATCAGGGAATGAAATCAAACCTAGAGATGTTTTTCGGCCAGCGAATGCATTTGACTTGGATCTCTGCATTTATTCCCAGCCATCTGCCACACGATGGCATAAACTGGAGGAAAACAGATGCCTGTAAGGGCGATTGGGCCATTCAAAAGACCAAATAG